A segment of the Myripristis murdjan chromosome 20, fMyrMur1.1, whole genome shotgun sequence genome:
GTCAGACACcacgtttttaaagccgtttcatacatacagactgatctgtatgtatgaaacccgccactggaaaatgaacaaatgaataaattaaattcataaaaaaatgcaaagctcTTAACCCTCTACTGCACAGCGTTGCCCTCAGGCAACGTAAAGTTTTCTTAAGCCCTGTGACCAATGTATGTCTCTTTAAATAATTGCAGCCAGCTAGAATGACAGAAAAAGTATCAAATAATAGTCCAGTAAAGTTTGGGATTCTCTATCAAGCATCATTTGAGGGTGAGACTTCCTTTTCTGACACACGCGCACATGGTGTGAGAAGAAGGTAagattatttgcttttttaatcttatttaaaatgacaaaaactgtaaataaaaaatgtgtgtgtgtgcatgaaggtgtAGAGAGGACTTTTGCCAGGTTTTATGAAGGCCTCAGGGCAACGTTGTGCGATAAGGGCTACTTTTCAATAGATGTCTTTGCTAACTGTGTATTTGGATGTAATTACATGCCACATGCACAGTATGAGATCTAAATATATTTGTATGTCTTAAATTTTACTtcttttaacacattttgacagaaaatggacacAGTATTTTTCTATGGAGGAAAAGAACAGGATTGGCCTGTTCGGCAAAAGTAGTTCTTCCAAGACACCTCGATGGAAAACATGTCACACCACTGTTTCTCCAGTACAGTCTTAATGGTTATACATCCCTTCTACTGCCAATGAAATTCTGTCTCCATACCAATATTTCAAAGGTCTTCTCTCTGATGACCTCTTGGAACTTATTGTTGATGAGTCAAACCTGTACAGCATCCAATGCGATGCTGCCAAGCCACTCAAGCTTACTGTTCAAGAACGTGAACAGTTCTTTGGCACTGTGCTCCATATGTCATTATATGGTCTTCCAGCCGCCCGCATGTTTTGGAGCAACAGTAGCCGCATTTCACATGTTGCTGATGTAATGCCTCTTGCACACTGGGAAGCCATCAAAAAATTTCTTTTGGAGAATTTCATGtgacaaaaaacatacatgaaatGATGATACATGAAACCTACGGCTGTATCAAATGAAATATGTCAGTATgtttcaattgttttttttttgcatattgtttagttatttgttgacatttcaaaaagAGTTTTTGGTGTTGTATTGTTCTCTAAGCATTGTTTTACAACAAATGAGTTCACAGTTTTCTCTGTGAAGTGTCCCAAAATGAACCAAGAAATAATGTGGAATCATTTTTTATCATGTCCCATCAAGTTGTGTGCAGTAGAGGGTTAAAAGTTTTCAAACTGAGCAGgccccctgtgttcccagggccctgaacaggcctgtggctttttctttttccagcctgaacagaaagcaaagtgtttcctgtttgtcagggtgagaacaggcctctggtccctcaacacagaaaagagaataagggccaaacctgtggctccttaacaagaaagcatcatctgctttgaagagttgatggaaaggagtttgtgtttttctgctgaggctctgttctctgacaacaacaacaagaaaaagacatgaagggaacacggtgcgccaccaaaactactgaaagaaagatttgcaggtttcatgacgacaccaggatttgctggtgagcgcagcgtctggaacgcagcctctggactggaacagaaacagggaaacatgtccatgagctctgctgcattcacactctttcatttgtgcattcctGAAGTGAATCTgtgcttcacaaattatttgtgaatctgcatttatttgtgcagatcatcagcggctcctggctcctttacaaagaccaaacgctgcatgcatgaaactggtcaccatgacaaattcaaatgaaaatgtcaaatttcactgtaatgttCGAGCTGGGTGACAGAGACGAAATCAAATATCGTGATATTTCTTGACCACATACCTCAATATGGTTAATGTAGGGATGACTGCTGTTGCTCTGTGAAAATATCCAGACACTGagattttaaataatttttttatgtctttatttttctgtgagtgtaAAATGTATTCAGTAAAAAAGACGACATTCACAACTGAACAAAGTGAGTAAGGAGGAGTGAACCAGTGAAGAGCAACATGTGATCTatgaagactgtgtgtgtgtgtgtgtgtgtgtgtgtgtgtgtgtgtgtgtgtgtgtgtgtgtgtgtgtgtattattaactCTGTCACTTGCATGAATTCACTTTTTTACTTTCTGTGACATGGGAAACAAAATCATGAgtaaatcagtgaaaaaaatacaacaactaaTTAGCAAGacgttaataaaaaaaaaaatagattacataAATGAGATCAGTATCAAgaatgaccaaataaataaataaataaatgaataaataaaatgtaaaaaaaataaatcatacatttgcaaaataacatttGTTGGAAtcgaagaagaaaaaacaacaaaaaaaacttctaaacatacacttaatataaaatagcaacaaaataactgaagtttccacaaaaatatgttgaaacacattatttatgtgactgactccatttaatacagttaaaGCCTGTTGTCCATTAGGAAACTAGAACATAAACCTGTTTATcatccctttggtgtgtgtgtgtgtgtgtgtgtgtgtgtgcgtgcgtgtgtgtttgcacctcttagactgacttaaagcagaagatgagtgactgtgtggaggaagaggagggcagagcagcatctgcagtgtccagctgtctgtccatgaagagtaaCCGGTCTAAAGAAGAACCTCCagacttcagtgctgaacctggaccttcagacacaaagtaagacagctgttagagtgcagtgtgtgttcactgttttcgtgtgaaatctgtttgtggagaaagtagacgtgacaccaaaactgatgcttcagatcatgagccacatccgctcttttagctcgaccccccctcacaaaaaaaccaaaatcGCGACCAAACTGCGAccaaatcatgagctgctgtgagcgactgggaaagctgggagcaccagtgctgccagtggaaaagttagtctggagtcctgatttacaagaactaaaaacatgtttcaaacatttgtgtttccagaggttcctgccacagagcagagtctgcagtgtccagcggtctgtccatgaagagcgacTGGTCTAAAGAAGAACCTCCAGACtccagtgctgaacctggaccttcagacacaaagtaagacagctgttagactgtgagcctgatggaatatgatgacatgagattatatagcagagcaagtagtgaGGATAGGGCTGCTcaattaatcgaattttaatcgtgatTACAATTTTGGCTCCAGACGATCTCAAAATTCATATAATTGAGGAAAAACGATTATTTTGTcagcagtggcggttctagaccaattttactggaggggcctggctggggccaggggttttgtcagaggggcacattcaaccccgggcaaaaaagacaaagattcaaaattatatcagattttttttttttccataaaactagtgattacgcattgtaaccaaattgaatggttcaaaatatcacatttgagacacaaatataagagacagaaacaatggaaacatcgtatttttcagtgtaatcttagtacagacaaactcctcacttagtacaaactcctgcttctaaaatctttatcaggcagtttcatcaacatcatcatcacatcttcattacaccactgtcttcttatcatcttcatcaataaatcatcatatttacactctaaaagTTTATTGTTgccttgtaacaataaaatattgttcatgGTAGTCAtttcttgcttctgactgcctctTGTCGGGTGGTTGGTAACTTTTCGAGCTCACCATTTTCACCTtagatcaacaaaactgactgcCGTTTCCAGCGGTGCAACGCTCTAAAGCGGCTTTCACAGAGCGTGCGCacggcgcagacctcggcccgcgcagccattcattgtgtatgtgatcgcggagCGCACCAGTTTGCGTttatatttagaaatctagatgattgacatcatgagatatgcactactcttgcaaagacaatgcagtatagtcatacatttattataaaattccatgtgaagtcacacacacaacaggtaacaggtaggaaaaaaatacagccttcgtttatgtaacataatttatttagaagctttagttcagctaattcataaattaaagaatgtatttgcCTCTTTACATGGTTCATCTGAAGCTGCTATATTGTCCACCAGAGAAAAAGTGCGCCAGAAGAAGAAAACTACTTCCTAACGTCTGTTTCGGTCGCGTAGCAACCAGCGCCACATACGTGCATGCCGTGCGTGCGTGCGCCCTACTCTGCACGCGTGTGCACGCTGCTCTGTGCAGGTCTGCGCCGTACACAGTgcagagcgcggcccaaaccgTGCGCTATGAGAAAGCCTCATCACAATTTCTCATCTTGGTTCGGAGGGGGGCCACTGCggggtccagactcagtgttacGGGGGAACTGGCCCCTGTTGGCCCCTCCCCAGAGCCGCCAGTGATGTCAGTTTCCTTTCTGAGACGATATTCAGTATTGACCAAAATAATCGTCATTATGATTTTTTCCATAATCGAGCAGCTCTAAGTGAGGatatcaagaaaagagactgcaaagagagaaatgactgctccctgctctgcaatccagctgttcaacctaaacacatctgggtctgtgctgttttccacaaaccatgatgctgtttgatgttttgcgccaaaacacctgagaacatttttacttgcacctgcactcacaagttcttcacacacctgtgtctgaagtttagattcacTGTCTTAAGTTTTTTATTCACTGTCAAGATTTACTGATCTGCAAATCCAAATCAGAATCGGTGCAAGACAAACTGCAGGCCTGTATTACAGTATTTTCTCACCTCGAGGTCTtttatttagtctttttttaagattttaagatttgaGTTAAAACGTAATGTTGtcataaacaaactgctttcatctccacagggacaggaagaggagtcgaggtgatgtgaaggagcagctgtcctgctgtgctttgtgtcaggaggtcctgagggatccagtctccaccagctgtggacactggttctgcagacagtGCATCACCTCACACTGGGACCAGTCTGGTTCATCAGGAGactctgcctgtccccagtgtggagaaagatccagaacaagacctggactgcagacacccagtcagACCAGCacagtggacggcggtctgcaggaggttttagacgagcataagatcagtctgaggaggagatgtgaatttgtgacagaaggaactgctgcagcaggaactggaacccccctcaacaggatctacactgagctctacatcacacagggacggagggaaggggttaatacccaacatgaggtgtggcagctggagacagcATCCAAAACAGAGACCCTCcatgacactccaatcaagtgccaggacatctttaaacccttatctgacaaagacacacacatcagagtagttgtgacgcagggcgttgctggcattggaaaaaccttctcagtgcagaagttcactctggactgggcagagggcttggaaaaccaacatgtcagtcttgtggttctgctttcatTCCgagagctgaacttgatcaaagatgagcgctacagtcttctccagctgctccgtgttttccatccaacattacagatggtcacagcagagaagctcgccgtctgtaaagtcgtgttcatctttgacggcctggatgaaagcaggtttttgttggatttccagaacaatgaggtcgtgtctgatgtcacacagacatcatcagtagacgtgctgttgacaaacctcattaaggggaatctgcttccctcggctctcctctggataacttccagacctgcggcggccaatcagatccctcctacatgtgtccACAGGGTGACAGAAGTCcaagggttcactgacctccagaaggaggagtacttcaggaggagatccagtgatgagaagctgtgcagcagaatcatctcacacatcaaggcgtccaggagcctccacatcatgtgccagatcccagtcttctgctggatcactgctgcagttctggagcacatgttgacgacagaccagagaggagagctgcccaagagcctgactgacatgtactcacacttcctgctggttcagacacagaggaagaagcacaagtacgatgagagacatgacaggagtcagcaggagctgatggagactgacagggaagttcttctgaagctgggcaggctggcgtttgaacatctggagaaaggcaacctgatgttctaccaagaagatcTGGAGGAGTGTGAtcttgatgtcacagaggcctcggtgtactcaggagtgtgcacagagatcttcaaaactgagtgtgtgctcttccagagaaaagtctactgctttgtccatctgagcattcaggagtttctcgctgcagtctacatcttccactgctacaccaaaagagacacagaggtactggccagagtcatgagAACACACAAGTGTAAAGGTGTTGACAATGAGCCATCGTTGGATATCTTCCTGAAGacagtcatgtctgaagccctgCAGAGCAAAAACGGTCACCTGGACCTCTTGGTCCgcttccttcatggcctctcactggagtccaaccagaggctcttaggaggcctgctgggtcagacagagagc
Coding sequences within it:
- the LOC115378860 gene encoding NACHT, LRR and PYD domains-containing protein 12-like, with amino-acid sequence MKSNRSKEEPPDFSAEPGPSDTKGSCHRAESAVSSGLSMKSDWSKEEPPDSSAEPGPSDTKDRKRSRGDVKEQLSCCALCQEVLRDPVSTSCGHWFCRQCITSHWDQSGSSGDSACPQCGERSRTRPGLQTPSQTSTVDGGLQEVLDEHKISLRRRCEFVTEGTAAAGTGTPLNRIYTELYITQGRREGVNTQHEVWQLETASKTETLHDTPIKCQDIFKPLSDKDTHIRVVVTQGVAGIGKTFSVQKFTLDWAEGLENQHVSLVVLLSFRELNLIKDERYSLLQLLRVFHPTLQMVTAEKLAVCKVVFIFDGLDESRFLLDFQNNEVVSDVTQTSSVDVLLTNLIKGNLLPSALLWITSRPAAANQIPPTCVHRVTEVQGFTDLQKEEYFRRRSSDEKLCSRIISHIKASRSLHIMCQIPVFCWITAAVLEHMLTTDQRGELPKSLTDMYSHFLLVQTQRKKHKYDERHDRSQQELMETDREVLLKLGRLAFEHLEKGNLMFYQEDLEECDLDVTEASVYSGVCTEIFKTECVLFQRKVYCFVHLSIQEFLAAVYIFHCYTKRDTEVLARVMRTHKCKGVDNEPSLDIFLKTVMSEALQSKNGHLDLLVRFLHGLSLESNQRLLGGLLGQTESRAEDIQRVINNLKEMNTYSVSPDRSINIFHCLMEMNDLSIHQDIQEFLKSENRSKKELSEIHCSALAYMLQMSEEVLDVLDLQTYNTSDEGRRRLIPAVRNCRKARLSDCSLTKSCCASLASALKSNPHLTELDLSENKLQDSGVKLLSAGLESPNCRLETLRLSGCRLSKSCCASLASALKSNPHLTELDLSKNKLQDSGVELLSAGLESPNCRLETLRLSDCRLSESSCASLASALKSNPHLTELDLSWNLLQDSGVELLFAGLESPNCRLNTLRLWSCELTKSSCASLASALKSNPHLTELDLSENELQDSGVKLLSALVESPNCRLETLRLRFCWLTESSCASLASALKSNRHLTELDLSYNKLQDSGVKLLSAGLESPNCRLET